Proteins encoded within one genomic window of Bacteroides sedimenti:
- a CDS encoding glycoside hydrolase family 3 C-terminal domain-containing protein: MMIRFKQLMVLSLSLLTAPSFSQSKGAVYLDDKKPIEERIEDALSRMTLEEKVAMCHAQSKFSSPGVPRLGIPEVWASDGPHGIRAEVYWDEWNTAGWTNDSCIAFPALTCLAATWNPEMSALYGKSIGEEARYRNKNMLLGPGVNIYRTPLNGRNFEYMGEDPYLASTMVVPYVQGVQSNGVAACVKHFALNNQEVDRDHINVNVSDRALYEIYLPAFKAAVQKGGSWAIMGSYNKYKGQHCCHNQYLLNDILRKEWGFDGVVVSDWGGVHDTKQAIYNGLDMEFGTWTNGLNWSASNAYDNYYLAIPFLKQLRSGEVKEEEVNKKVRNILRLIFRTTMNKNRPYGSFGTEEHALAGRKIAQEGIVLLQNNKNVLPIELSKVKKIAVIGENAVKKMTIGGGSSSLKVKYEQSPLAGLKERVGSQAEIIYAPGYESPAVAEQDVRNAKKPEQKIIDVEGLRNEAVSAAKKADVVLFFGGLNKNEYQDCEGSDRKEYGLPYAQDELIQALAKANPNLVVVLITGNAVAMPWAKDVPAIVEGWYSGTEAGNALASVLMGDVNPSGKLPFTIPVSLKDNSAIALGEYPGNGKEQTYNEGIFVGYRWSDKQKIKPLFSFGHGLSYTSFAYGKVNIDKPKLAANDQLTVSVKVKNTGKRSGYEVVQLYISDLKSSLPRPIKELKGFKKVLLNAGEEQVVSFTIDKEALQFFDDSKHEWVAEPGKFEALIGASSTDIRGKVTFELQ; the protein is encoded by the coding sequence ATGATGATTAGATTCAAACAGCTTATGGTTTTAAGTCTGTCTCTTTTAACAGCCCCCTCCTTCTCACAGTCGAAAGGGGCTGTTTACTTAGACGACAAAAAACCAATTGAGGAACGTATTGAGGATGCGCTTTCACGCATGACTCTTGAAGAAAAAGTAGCAATGTGTCATGCTCAGTCAAAATTCAGTTCACCAGGTGTTCCCCGTTTAGGCATACCAGAAGTGTGGGCAAGTGACGGTCCTCACGGAATTCGTGCCGAGGTTTATTGGGACGAATGGAATACGGCCGGATGGACAAACGACTCGTGTATCGCTTTTCCGGCTCTTACTTGTCTTGCTGCCACCTGGAATCCTGAAATGTCGGCACTTTACGGCAAATCCATTGGCGAAGAAGCTCGATACAGAAACAAGAATATGCTTCTGGGTCCGGGAGTAAACATTTACCGCACTCCGCTCAATGGCCGTAACTTTGAATATATGGGCGAAGATCCGTATTTGGCTTCAACCATGGTGGTGCCCTATGTTCAGGGAGTTCAAAGTAATGGTGTGGCTGCCTGCGTGAAACATTTTGCATTAAACAATCAGGAGGTTGACCGCGACCATATCAACGTAAATGTAAGCGACCGTGCTTTGTATGAAATCTATTTACCAGCTTTTAAAGCTGCTGTTCAAAAAGGTGGATCATGGGCTATCATGGGGTCATACAACAAGTACAAAGGTCAGCATTGCTGCCACAACCAGTATCTACTGAACGATATTCTTCGAAAGGAATGGGGATTTGATGGAGTGGTTGTATCCGACTGGGGCGGTGTTCACGACACAAAGCAGGCTATATACAACGGTCTGGATATGGAGTTCGGCACCTGGACAAACGGATTAAACTGGAGCGCAAGCAATGCTTACGACAACTACTATCTTGCCATCCCATTCCTGAAACAACTCCGTTCGGGAGAGGTGAAAGAGGAAGAGGTAAACAAAAAGGTTCGAAACATTCTTCGTTTGATATTCCGTACAACGATGAATAAAAACCGCCCATATGGTTCTTTCGGAACAGAAGAACATGCCCTTGCCGGACGAAAAATTGCTCAGGAAGGCATTGTTCTTTTGCAGAACAACAAAAACGTGCTGCCAATTGAACTTTCAAAAGTGAAAAAGATTGCAGTAATTGGCGAAAACGCGGTGAAGAAAATGACCATTGGTGGAGGAAGTTCCTCTCTGAAGGTGAAGTACGAACAATCTCCTTTAGCCGGATTAAAAGAAAGAGTAGGCTCACAAGCCGAAATTATCTATGCTCCCGGATATGAATCGCCTGCAGTGGCAGAACAAGATGTGAGAAATGCCAAAAAGCCGGAACAGAAGATAATAGATGTTGAAGGATTACGGAATGAGGCTGTCTCAGCAGCAAAAAAGGCAGATGTGGTTCTTTTCTTTGGAGGTCTGAATAAAAACGAATATCAGGACTGCGAAGGATCCGATCGTAAAGAGTACGGACTACCTTATGCTCAGGACGAACTGATTCAGGCATTGGCAAAAGCCAATCCTAACCTCGTGGTTGTGCTCATTACAGGAAATGCCGTAGCAATGCCGTGGGCTAAAGATGTTCCTGCCATTGTGGAAGGATGGTATAGCGGCACGGAAGCCGGGAATGCTTTGGCTTCAGTATTGATGGGCGATGTGAATCCATCGGGAAAACTTCCGTTCACCATTCCGGTAAGCCTGAAAGATAATAGCGCCATTGCTTTGGGCGAATATCCCGGAAACGGCAAAGAGCAGACATACAACGAAGGAATCTTTGTGGGGTACCGCTGGAGCGATAAACAGAAAATTAAACCGCTTTTCTCTTTTGGACATGGATTAAGTTATACCTCTTTTGCTTATGGTAAGGTGAACATTGATAAACCGAAGTTAGCTGCAAACGATCAGCTCACTGTCAGCGTAAAAGTGAAAAATACAGGGAAACGCTCGGGATACGAAGTAGTTCAGCTTTATATCAGCGATTTGAAATCTTCTCTTCCACGCCCAATAAAAGAGCTGAAAGGGTTTAAAAAAGTTCTGCTTAATGCAGGAGAAGAACAGGTGGTTTCCTTCACCATTGACAAAGAGGCCCTGCAATTCTTTGATGACAGCAAACACGAATGGGTTGCCGAACCTGGAAAGTTTGAAGCGCTAATCGGAGCTTCGTCCACCGACATTCGTGGAAAGGTAACATTCGAGCTGCAATAA
- a CDS encoding DUF4286 family protein → MLVYNTTYNIDEEVLKNFLIWLHEVYVPEVEKNGLLTNHRLMRVLSHRDETTECFTMQWEVESSALLHRWHTEIGGRLNEELIKMFGNKVIGFPTLLEVME, encoded by the coding sequence ATGCTGGTATATAATACAACTTACAATATTGACGAAGAGGTGCTCAAAAACTTTCTGATTTGGCTACACGAGGTGTATGTTCCTGAAGTTGAGAAGAATGGATTGTTAACTAACCACCGATTGATGCGGGTGTTGAGCCATCGTGATGAAACAACTGAATGCTTCACTATGCAGTGGGAGGTGGAGAGCAGCGCACTGTTGCACCGCTGGCACACGGAGATAGGAGGTCGATTGAACGAAGAGCTAATAAAGATGTTCGGAAATAAGGTGATTGGATTCCCCACATTGTTGGAGGTAATGGAATGA
- the ruvC gene encoding crossover junction endodeoxyribonuclease RuvC: MIKPVKEKIILGIDPGTTIMGYGVLKVVGTKPELVAMGVIDLRKYENHYLKLRRIFERVIGIIDAYLPDELAIEAPFFGKNVQSMLKLGRAQGVAMAAALSRDIPITEYAPLKIKMAITGNGSASKEQVADMLQRMLKIPKENMLPQLDATDGLAAAYCHFLQSGRPQLDKAYHGWKDFISKNPGRVKNVSEK; the protein is encoded by the coding sequence ATGATAAAGCCGGTTAAGGAGAAGATTATTCTTGGCATCGACCCAGGTACCACAATTATGGGCTACGGAGTGCTGAAAGTGGTGGGCACCAAGCCCGAGCTTGTTGCCATGGGAGTGATCGACCTTAGAAAGTATGAAAATCATTATCTGAAGCTTCGTCGCATTTTTGAACGGGTAATAGGCATTATTGATGCTTATCTTCCCGACGAACTAGCCATCGAGGCCCCTTTCTTCGGGAAAAATGTGCAGTCGATGCTGAAACTTGGCAGAGCTCAGGGGGTGGCGATGGCTGCGGCATTGAGCAGGGATATTCCTATTACTGAATATGCACCGTTGAAGATAAAGATGGCTATCACCGGAAACGGTTCGGCAAGCAAGGAGCAGGTGGCGGATATGTTGCAACGGATGCTGAAGATACCGAAAGAGAACATGCTTCCGCAGCTGGATGCTACCGACGGACTGGCGGCAGCCTATTGTCATTTCCTGCAATCGGGACGTCCGCAGCTGGATAAAGCCTATCATGGCTGGAAGGATTTTATCAGCAAGAATCCAGGAAGAGTAAAAAATGTAAGTGAAAAATAA
- the pulA gene encoding type I pullulanase yields the protein MKLKSVVLSGLVLFAVSCTSEKKVYKSFDEYPVPSAPINEMEYTPSKTSFTLWAPTADQVELMLFDSGDEGSAYQSVTLEPKDDGLWSASVDQDLKGKFYAFNVKIKDKWLGETPGLMAKAVGLNGKRAAIIDMRETNPKGWELDKRPPLMKDADIVLYEMHFRDFSMDTTSGIKNRGKFLALTEKGTKNTAGDATGIDHLKELGITHVHLLPSFDFASIDETQLNKNKYNWGYDPQNYNVPEGSYSTNPKEPATRIIEFKKMVQSLHKEGIRVVMDVVYNHTSNAHDSNFELTAPGYFYRHRPDGKLANGSGCGNETASERGMMRKFMIESVVYWATEYHIDGFRFDLMGIHDIETMNEIRAALDKVDPTIYIYGEGWAAEAPRLAKDKLAMKENILKMPRIAAFSDELRDGLRGPFNDNAKGGFMTGVPGKEMSVKFGLVGAIQHPQILNDSVNYSKHPWALQPTQMISYVSCHDDMCLVDRIKSSVPNATPAAIANIDKLAVTAVLTSQGVPFIFAGEEVMRDKKMVHNSFESPDEVNAINWNNKTLYKDVFNYYKGMIALRKAHPAFRMGDAEMVRKHMEFLPVAGSNLIVFRLKDNANGDSWRDIYVALNGDWTARKFTVEAGKYTVVCKNGVVNRYGLGTMYGGEVYVPGQSALIFYK from the coding sequence ATGAAATTAAAGTCAGTTGTCCTTTCCGGACTAGTTCTTTTTGCAGTGAGTTGTACCTCGGAGAAAAAGGTATATAAATCGTTCGATGAATATCCAGTTCCTTCGGCACCAATCAATGAGATGGAGTATACTCCCTCAAAAACCTCCTTTACCCTTTGGGCTCCAACGGCCGACCAAGTGGAACTTATGCTCTTCGATTCGGGCGATGAAGGGTCGGCTTATCAGTCGGTTACGCTCGAACCAAAGGATGATGGGCTTTGGAGCGCCTCTGTAGATCAGGACCTGAAAGGAAAATTCTATGCTTTTAACGTGAAAATAAAGGATAAATGGTTGGGCGAAACTCCGGGACTGATGGCCAAGGCTGTAGGACTAAACGGAAAGCGGGCAGCTATTATCGATATGAGGGAGACCAATCCGAAAGGATGGGAATTGGACAAGCGGCCTCCTTTAATGAAAGACGCAGACATCGTGCTGTACGAGATGCACTTCCGCGATTTCTCGATGGATACCACTTCGGGAATCAAGAATCGCGGAAAGTTTTTGGCACTAACCGAGAAGGGAACCAAGAACACAGCCGGCGATGCTACCGGAATTGATCACCTGAAAGAGCTGGGAATTACCCACGTGCATCTGTTACCCTCGTTCGATTTTGCATCGATTGACGAAACACAGCTGAATAAGAATAAATATAACTGGGGTTACGACCCTCAGAATTACAACGTGCCCGAAGGATCTTATTCTACCAATCCTAAAGAACCGGCAACACGCATCATCGAATTCAAGAAGATGGTGCAGAGCCTGCACAAGGAGGGCATCCGCGTGGTGATGGATGTGGTATATAATCATACCTCGAATGCGCACGATAGCAATTTCGAGCTGACGGCTCCAGGCTATTTCTATCGCCATAGACCCGATGGTAAGCTGGCCAATGGCTCGGGCTGCGGCAACGAAACCGCTTCCGAACGAGGAATGATGCGTAAGTTCATGATTGAGTCGGTGGTTTACTGGGCTACCGAGTATCACATTGACGGCTTCCGTTTCGACCTGATGGGCATTCACGATATTGAGACGATGAATGAGATACGCGCAGCTCTCGATAAAGTAGACCCTACTATCTACATTTACGGAGAAGGGTGGGCGGCCGAAGCTCCACGACTGGCAAAAGATAAGCTGGCTATGAAGGAGAACATCCTGAAGATGCCGCGCATTGCCGCTTTCAGCGATGAACTGCGTGATGGACTTCGCGGTCCTTTCAACGACAATGCAAAAGGAGGATTCATGACCGGCGTACCGGGCAAGGAGATGAGCGTGAAGTTCGGACTGGTAGGGGCTATCCAGCATCCTCAAATTCTGAATGATTCGGTGAACTACAGCAAGCATCCCTGGGCTTTGCAGCCTACGCAGATGATAAGCTATGTGAGTTGCCACGATGATATGTGTCTGGTAGACCGCATTAAGTCGTCCGTCCCCAATGCCACCCCGGCAGCTATTGCAAACATTGATAAGTTGGCTGTCACAGCGGTTCTTACATCGCAGGGAGTACCCTTTATATTTGCCGGCGAAGAGGTGATGCGCGATAAAAAAATGGTGCACAACAGTTTTGAAAGTCCGGACGAGGTGAATGCCATCAACTGGAACAACAAAACCCTCTATAAGGATGTGTTCAACTATTACAAGGGAATGATCGCCCTTCGTAAGGCGCATCCTGCTTTCCGTATGGGCGATGCCGAAATGGTGCGCAAGCACATGGAATTCCTTCCCGTGGCAGGAAGCAATCTGATTGTTTTCCGTCTGAAAGATAATGCCAATGGAGACAGCTGGAGAGATATCTATGTGGCATTGAACGGTGACTGGACCGCTAGGAAGTTTACGGTTGAGGCGGGTAAATACACTGTAGTTTGCAAAAACGGAGTGGTAAACCGCTACGGACTTGGAACCATGTACGGCGGAGAGGTCTATGTTCCGGGCCAGTCGGCACTGATTTTCTATAAATAA
- a CDS encoding T9SS type A sorting domain-containing protein: MKKTLSLLLLLCIACLKANAQSSIPNSGFENWNSSSYQVPANYVETSNTRAFERASTFNVVKTTDSYSGSFAVKLTSLATVEDTIGGILCNGSNINGPDPSLWKGGTPYNQQPTGIKGYYKYNVATADSALIGLVFKKSGTVLAFNFYKLGGLHNEYTPFEFAIPSLGTDPDSLIFITTSSDLIKSNGMPGSILTLDNISFTGVTSQPALMNGDFEEWTTQQTPYLPAAWRCSQETTSRSTDKYEGQYALELITIKGENDKGETEIWNGWAQLGTWNEQTQKNENGFAYNKQNDIFTFYYKYAPHTPGDKANVGINFQKNGANVGGSWIELNATDTYTYIEMPFNCSDVPDEAFINFQTNNWQNLSLNSVGSILKIDKLAFKSESTNIPENKIAGASAKFFPMPLISSSILEINQQLDLANMKMNIYNAAGVLVRTINITAYQTTINRENLIPGTYLYELVKENTLIFHDKFIVK; encoded by the coding sequence ATGAAAAAGACTTTATCTCTTTTACTATTGTTATGCATTGCCTGTTTGAAAGCAAACGCACAAAGCAGCATTCCGAATTCAGGTTTCGAAAACTGGAACTCCAGCTCGTATCAAGTACCTGCAAACTATGTTGAGACTTCGAATACCCGTGCTTTTGAAAGAGCAAGTACATTTAACGTAGTGAAAACAACTGATAGCTATAGCGGAAGTTTTGCAGTGAAACTGACTTCTTTAGCTACTGTAGAAGACACAATCGGAGGAATATTATGCAATGGGAGCAATATAAATGGACCTGATCCTAGCTTATGGAAAGGTGGAACACCGTACAACCAACAGCCAACCGGCATAAAAGGATATTATAAATACAATGTGGCAACCGCAGATTCAGCCTTGATTGGTCTCGTTTTCAAGAAATCGGGCACTGTTCTTGCTTTCAACTTTTATAAACTGGGTGGTCTGCATAATGAATATACGCCTTTCGAATTTGCAATTCCATCTTTAGGTACGGACCCTGATTCGCTTATATTCATTACAACTTCAAGCGACTTAATCAAATCAAACGGAATGCCGGGAAGCATTCTTACGCTCGACAATATCTCGTTCACAGGAGTAACCAGCCAACCGGCACTCATGAACGGAGATTTTGAAGAATGGACAACTCAACAAACTCCTTATTTGCCCGCAGCATGGAGGTGCAGTCAAGAAACCACCTCAAGATCTACCGATAAATATGAAGGTCAATATGCGCTTGAACTTATAACTATTAAAGGAGAGAATGATAAAGGTGAAACAGAAATTTGGAACGGTTGGGCGCAACTTGGCACGTGGAATGAACAAACACAGAAAAATGAAAATGGATTCGCTTACAACAAACAAAATGATATCTTTACATTCTACTACAAGTACGCGCCACATACTCCCGGTGACAAAGCAAATGTTGGTATCAACTTCCAAAAGAATGGTGCAAACGTTGGGGGAAGCTGGATAGAACTGAACGCTACTGATACATATACCTACATAGAAATGCCTTTTAATTGTTCGGACGTTCCCGATGAGGCTTTTATCAATTTTCAGACAAACAACTGGCAAAACCTCTCTTTGAATTCGGTAGGTTCGATACTGAAAATAGATAAGTTGGCTTTCAAATCCGAATCAACCAATATTCCGGAGAATAAAATTGCAGGAGCATCGGCAAAATTCTTCCCTATGCCGCTTATCTCATCAAGCATACTAGAAATCAATCAACAGCTTGACTTAGCGAACATGAAAATGAATATTTATAATGCCGCGGGGGTTCTGGTAAGAACAATTAATATTACAGCATACCAGACTACAATCAACAGAGAAAATCTGATACCGGGCACCTATCTGTACGAACTTGTTAAAGAAAACACTCTTATTTTCCATGATAAATTCATTGTAAAATAA
- a CDS encoding RagB/SusD family nutrient uptake outer membrane protein: MKNRIKLCLLLSTVLLMGSCSLNYDPISDFYSKLSTSDTTATGSKYKTKADMQQQYDNIYVSIRNSQESWYLDMMAYCETHSDNAYSGATDAELAQLESNKQDGTNKNIERDWTSYLGYIVAANRVICNVDSVPDPALTTAERNQWKAEASIWRAWMLFDMTRLWGEVPVVTKETPNITSENVKDMYPLLFPSRSSVQDVYKQIISDLEYGVQYAPKVDSSNKFKLTQSVAKTLLAKVYAEAPVRDYAKVIQYCESVKNDGFSLVPNYSDLFSVNDAKTDVNYRNTSESIFEIVFPVGSGSWVTWMFGLDQCDPNSSYDWAKWITPSRDLIQAYENEGDDIRMNEAIVWGQPSWSIHYPSDHYPFMYKTRSRYNSIIKLRLADILLLEAEAYVNQGNLTAAADLVDQIRTRVKLAKLDASTKGSKDKMVDAVLKERRLELSFEGQRWFDLVRTGKVYEVMNSLNSRDSGRKKMATFTENSLVMPVPQTQIDSNPNLTQNKGY, from the coding sequence ATGAAAAATAGAATAAAACTTTGTTTACTATTGAGTACAGTCCTTTTAATGGGAAGTTGCTCCCTTAATTACGATCCTATATCGGATTTTTACAGCAAACTTAGTACTAGCGACACCACAGCTACTGGCAGCAAGTATAAAACAAAAGCTGACATGCAACAGCAATATGATAATATTTATGTTAGCATCCGGAACTCTCAGGAATCATGGTATCTGGATATGATGGCTTATTGCGAGACTCATTCTGACAATGCTTATAGTGGGGCTACCGATGCGGAACTTGCCCAACTGGAATCAAACAAACAGGATGGTACAAACAAGAATATTGAGCGCGACTGGACATCTTATCTGGGATACATTGTAGCTGCAAACCGTGTAATCTGTAACGTAGATTCTGTTCCCGATCCTGCACTGACAACTGCCGAGCGTAATCAATGGAAGGCTGAAGCCTCTATCTGGAGAGCATGGATGTTGTTCGACATGACCCGGTTGTGGGGTGAAGTACCTGTTGTTACTAAAGAAACACCAAACATCACTTCTGAGAATGTAAAAGATATGTATCCGCTACTTTTCCCTTCACGCAGCAGTGTGCAGGATGTTTATAAACAAATAATCAGCGATCTGGAATACGGTGTTCAGTATGCTCCGAAAGTAGATTCATCCAACAAGTTTAAGCTGACACAATCAGTCGCTAAAACTCTTTTGGCAAAAGTTTATGCGGAAGCTCCTGTTAGAGATTATGCTAAAGTAATTCAATATTGTGAATCCGTTAAGAATGACGGTTTCTCTTTAGTACCTAATTACTCTGACTTATTTTCTGTTAACGATGCAAAAACAGATGTCAACTATCGCAATACTTCCGAGTCAATCTTCGAGATAGTTTTCCCTGTGGGAAGTGGAAGCTGGGTTACCTGGATGTTTGGACTCGATCAATGCGACCCGAACAGTAGTTACGACTGGGCTAAATGGATTACTCCTTCAAGAGACCTGATTCAGGCTTATGAGAATGAAGGAGACGATATTCGCATGAATGAAGCAATTGTATGGGGACAGCCATCATGGAGCATTCACTATCCATCAGATCATTATCCGTTTATGTACAAAACCCGTTCACGTTATAACAGTATAATCAAGTTACGCCTTGCAGACATTCTTCTTTTAGAAGCTGAAGCTTATGTAAATCAGGGAAATTTGACTGCTGCGGCCGATCTGGTTGACCAAATACGTACACGCGTTAAACTGGCTAAGCTGGATGCTTCAACAAAAGGTTCTAAGGATAAAATGGTTGATGCCGTGCTTAAAGAGCGTCGCTTGGAACTCTCTTTCGAAGGACAACGCTGGTTTGACCTCGTTCGCACAGGAAAAGTATACGAAGTGATGAACAGCTTAAATTCAAGAGACTCAGGTCGCAAGAAGATGGCAACTTTCACAGAGAACTCTTTGGTTATGCCTGTTCCGCAAACTCAAATAGATAGTAATCCAAACTTAACGCAAAACAAAGGATATTAA
- a CDS encoding glycoside hydrolase family 30 protein, whose translation MRVDYRNKLLSALTGIFIAGFSLLGCGNGSAPAPEPPGSETSDVDLYVTTADQSHLFKKIPLSFSKKDNMSPYTIQLNPSEVFQEMDGFGAAMTGSSCFNLLKMRADDRAKLLKETFDPKDGMGYSYIRISIGASDFSLSEYTYCDTPGIENFALQSEDKNYVIPILKEILAINPNVKIMASPWTCPKWMKVNNLTEKKPFDSWTSGQLNPDYYQDYAMYFVKYIQAMKAEGINISSITVQNEPLNRGNSVSLYMTWQEQRDFIKTALGPAFRNTGINTKIIVFDHNFNYDNVADQMDYPINIYKDADAAQYIDGAGFHAYGGDKSELLDVHNANPEKNLYFTEMSIGEWGYSFAGDLMWNMAEVCIGTINNWTKAVIVWNFMLDKNHGPNRPGGCTTCYGAIDINSDYKTMTKNSHYYTISHLAKVIKPGAKRIGTTGYKANGLYYSAFLNPDGSYAVIMQNDTNNPVSITLSDGENSFAYSLPAKAVASYKWKK comes from the coding sequence ATGAGAGTTGATTATAGAAACAAATTATTATCTGCATTAACAGGGATTTTCATTGCGGGATTTTCATTACTGGGATGTGGAAATGGTTCAGCACCTGCTCCGGAACCACCCGGATCTGAGACCTCTGATGTAGATCTATACGTTACCACAGCCGATCAATCGCATCTGTTTAAGAAGATTCCATTGTCATTCAGCAAGAAAGACAATATGTCGCCTTATACCATTCAGTTAAATCCTTCGGAAGTATTTCAGGAAATGGATGGGTTTGGTGCAGCAATGACCGGTTCTTCCTGCTTTAATTTATTAAAAATGAGAGCAGACGACAGAGCAAAACTGCTGAAGGAAACGTTTGATCCAAAAGATGGAATGGGATATAGTTATATCCGTATATCCATTGGCGCTTCAGATTTTTCTTTGAGCGAGTACACCTATTGTGACACTCCCGGTATTGAGAATTTTGCATTGCAGTCGGAAGATAAAAATTATGTAATTCCAATCTTGAAAGAGATTCTGGCCATTAATCCTAACGTTAAGATCATGGCTTCTCCATGGACTTGCCCCAAATGGATGAAAGTGAATAATCTGACAGAGAAGAAACCTTTCGATTCGTGGACCAGCGGACAGCTAAACCCTGACTATTATCAGGATTATGCCATGTATTTCGTGAAGTACATTCAGGCAATGAAAGCAGAGGGTATCAACATTTCTTCCATCACTGTTCAGAATGAACCGTTGAACCGAGGGAATTCCGTTTCGTTGTACATGACCTGGCAGGAGCAGCGCGATTTCATCAAAACAGCTTTGGGACCGGCTTTCCGTAATACCGGAATCAATACAAAGATCATTGTCTTCGACCACAACTTCAATTATGATAATGTGGCCGATCAGATGGATTATCCAATCAACATTTACAAAGATGCTGATGCGGCTCAATACATTGACGGAGCAGGATTCCATGCCTATGGAGGCGATAAGTCCGAACTTCTTGACGTACACAATGCAAATCCTGAAAAGAATCTCTATTTCACTGAGATGTCTATTGGTGAATGGGGCTACAGCTTTGCCGGCGATTTAATGTGGAACATGGCCGAGGTGTGTATCGGTACGATAAACAACTGGACAAAAGCGGTAATTGTATGGAATTTTATGCTGGATAAAAATCATGGTCCAAACCGTCCGGGCGGTTGCACTACTTGTTACGGTGCAATTGATATTAATTCAGATTATAAAACCATGACAAAGAACTCTCATTACTACACCATCAGTCATCTGGCCAAGGTGATAAAACCGGGAGCTAAACGGATAGGAACAACCGGATATAAGGCAAATGGGCTCTACTATTCAGCATTCCTGAATCCCGATGGATCGTATGCAGTGATAATGCAAAACGATACAAACAATCCGGTTAGCATAACTTTGTCCGACGGAGAAAACTCTTTTGCCTATTCATTGCCGGCTAAAGCAGTAGCTTCTTACAAATGGAAAAAATAA
- a CDS encoding DUF5125 domain-containing protein — MKKYKSFLWLLVAIIAFSACNNNEDYSEPPVEGEPVLTLKSQISSAMFGDSLSFAVNATDAKFPLSTLKAQLFFGENKVSETVIRTKTNGDYSGKIFIPYLANIPNGSATLKLVLQNTHFAVTEQEVSVQLVRPDYDQLTLVTADGKEYSMARTGLYQYKVTGDFPQKVKAYIKTPKASAQGNVITFGWGNGAITQGTVSPITFSNATAGTYDITFNTMTYVGSPFIKLLFGGTEMTMVDDNNYKVEKDLTTGQLLEVSGFSNFDQWWIDSDFFSKDASGKLKFLPLSGKYRITANFKYNYFIVERMTGNNLATLADDLSGAVWVIGTDIGKPSLANEVGWNTDKALCMAAIAPGKYQITVVAGKGTAGNVNPDGINFKFFHQKGWGGEFGEGTITSNSTDIVVIAGGGNLALATGKKLTAGKTYLFTLDVTGGKKAAVLTVTEK; from the coding sequence ATGAAAAAATATAAATCATTTCTATGGTTACTAGTTGCTATAATTGCTTTTAGTGCCTGCAACAATAATGAAGATTATTCGGAACCACCGGTAGAAGGAGAACCGGTTCTGACTCTTAAATCGCAGATATCCTCCGCCATGTTTGGAGACAGCTTATCATTCGCTGTTAATGCAACTGATGCCAAGTTCCCGCTTTCAACGCTGAAAGCCCAGTTGTTCTTTGGGGAAAACAAAGTATCGGAAACTGTAATCCGCACAAAGACAAACGGTGACTATTCCGGAAAAATATTTATCCCCTATCTGGCTAATATTCCAAACGGGTCGGCCACATTAAAGCTGGTTCTTCAAAATACCCATTTTGCGGTTACAGAACAGGAAGTCAGCGTTCAGCTAGTCCGCCCCGATTACGATCAGCTTACTTTGGTAACTGCTGATGGTAAAGAGTACTCTATGGCACGTACAGGGTTGTATCAGTACAAGGTAACAGGCGATTTTCCACAAAAAGTTAAAGCATATATCAAAACTCCCAAGGCAAGCGCACAAGGAAATGTGATTACCTTTGGATGGGGAAACGGGGCCATCACTCAAGGTACTGTCAGCCCTATCACATTCTCTAATGCTACTGCGGGAACTTATGATATCACCTTCAACACAATGACTTATGTAGGTTCACCATTCATCAAATTACTCTTTGGAGGAACCGAAATGACGATGGTAGATGATAATAACTACAAAGTTGAAAAAGATCTGACTACCGGACAGTTGCTGGAAGTTTCTGGATTTAGTAATTTTGACCAGTGGTGGATTGATTCTGACTTCTTCTCTAAAGATGCTTCAGGTAAACTTAAATTCCTTCCATTGAGCGGAAAATACAGAATTACAGCAAACTTTAAATACAACTATTTCATCGTAGAACGGATGACCGGTAATAACCTTGCCACCCTAGCCGATGATTTAAGTGGCGCAGTATGGGTTATTGGAACAGATATAGGAAAACCATCACTAGCCAATGAAGTAGGCTGGAACACAGATAAGGCTCTCTGTATGGCTGCCATTGCTCCTGGAAAATACCAGATAACAGTTGTTGCTGGTAAAGGTACAGCGGGCAATGTAAACCCGGACGGCATTAACTTTAAATTCTTCCATCAGAAAGGATGGGGAGGTGAGTTTGGCGAAGGAACCATCACATCAAACAGTACAGATATTGTTGTGATAGCTGGTGGAGGTAACCTTGCTCTTGCTACCGGAAAGAAACTCACAGCAGGAAAAACATACCTCTTTACACTCGATGTTACAGGTGGAAAGAAAGCAGCTGTGTTAACGGTTACTGAAAAGTAA